From Betaproteobacteria bacterium, a single genomic window includes:
- the ychF gene encoding redox-regulated ATPase YchF: protein MKCGIVGLPNVGKSTLFNALTKAGIAAENYPFCTIEPNVGIVEVPDARLAALAAIAKPRKVVPAIVEFVDIAGLVAGASKGEGLGNQFLANIRETDAIAHVVRCFEDANVVHVAGKVNPVSDIETTNTELALADLATVEKQLLKYGKAAKAGGDKEAQRLVAVLEKVLVALNAGQPAHSLDLYPEERHVLKPMFLLTMKPTMYVANVAEGGFTNNPMLRQVEEYAAKEKAPVVAISASLEAQIADLSDEDKQVFLSDAGLQEPGLNRLVRAAYQLLGLQTYFTAGPKEVRAWTIHTGDTAPKAAAVIHTDFEKGFIRAEVIAYNDYVNLKGEQGAKEAGKMRLEGKEYVVRDGDVMHFRFNV, encoded by the coding sequence ATGAAATGCGGAATCGTCGGCCTGCCTAACGTAGGCAAATCCACCTTGTTCAACGCGCTTACCAAGGCAGGTATCGCGGCGGAGAACTACCCCTTTTGCACCATCGAACCCAACGTCGGGATTGTGGAGGTGCCCGATGCCAGGCTGGCGGCTCTCGCGGCCATCGCCAAGCCGCGGAAGGTCGTCCCTGCCATCGTGGAGTTCGTCGACATTGCGGGCCTGGTCGCCGGGGCCTCCAAAGGCGAGGGCCTGGGAAATCAATTTCTCGCCAATATCCGGGAGACCGATGCGATCGCCCACGTGGTGCGATGTTTCGAGGATGCCAATGTCGTCCATGTCGCAGGCAAGGTCAATCCCGTCTCGGACATCGAAACCACCAACACCGAACTGGCGCTCGCGGACCTGGCTACCGTGGAAAAGCAATTACTGAAGTACGGCAAGGCCGCCAAAGCCGGCGGAGATAAGGAAGCTCAGCGCCTGGTCGCCGTACTGGAAAAGGTGCTGGTGGCCTTGAACGCGGGGCAGCCCGCTCATTCCCTGGATTTGTATCCCGAAGAGCGGCACGTGCTCAAGCCCATGTTCCTCCTTACCATGAAGCCCACCATGTACGTGGCCAATGTCGCCGAGGGCGGGTTCACCAATAACCCCATGCTCCGCCAAGTGGAGGAGTACGCCGCCAAGGAAAAGGCCCCGGTCGTGGCCATCAGTGCGTCGCTGGAAGCGCAGATCGCCGATCTGAGCGACGAGGACAAGCAAGTGTTTCTCTCCGATGCGGGTCTTCAAGAGCCTGGATTGAATCGCCTCGTGCGCGCCGCTTATCAATTGCTAGGCCTTCAGACCTACTTCACGGCCGGGCCCAAGGAAGTGCGCGCCTGGACCATCCACACGGGCGATACAGCCCCGAAAGCGGCCGCCGTGATTCACACGGACTTCGAGAAGGGCTTTATCCGCGCCGAAGTGATCGCTTACAACGACTATGTGAACCTGAAGGGCGAACAAGGCGCCAAGGAGGCAGGAAAGATGCGCCTCGAAGGCAAGGAATATGTCGTGCGCGACGGCGACGTCATGCATTTCCGCTTCAACGTCTAA